The genomic window CGGGTTCTTATTGACATTCATATATGAATTCTTTATAATTTTTTCAAGGCCCGGCAAAGAGGTAAAAAAACCCCCTTGTCTTGGTCCCGGGGATTAATAACTGTACTTTAGCCGGTCGGTTATTAATCCCTTCTTTTATTCCCTGTTTCTTTCAACGTCTTTTTTGCCTTCACACCTATCTTATTTCAACACAAGTGGCAACCCCGCCTTTCTTAATTGGCTCTGACATTCCTTCATTTTTTGATATATTGACGCCCATGATCTCTTTGCATACAAAATGGGAATATCTTTATTTTCCGCCGATTTCTTTATCTTGTATGCCAGATTATGATTCACAAAGTCGCACAACATGATGATAAAATCTATCGCTTCCGGGATTTCGTCACGGATCTTTTGTCCACTCCTACCCGTTATATGCCGTACATCGGTAACATCGATTTTATTCAGTTCTTTCGGAATACTTCCTAAATGGTCACCGCCTACGATAAGCACCGACATTTTTTTCTCCTCCTACAAAAAACGATAGAAGTTGTAATTAAGACTTAGTCTCAATATATAAACAAAGATATAAAATGTCAACATAATTTGAAAAAAATATCTATCTTTTACCCCACGCATGAAAAATCCCTTATTCAATTACTTGTATACACACCTGTCCGGGTGAAGTCGTATTATACCGCCGCAAACTCCATATCTATCAACCTTTCACGCTTATTGCTACTGCAATCGATGTGTCTTTGGGTTATATCGTATTACTTCATAAACATCTTTAATGTCCAATCGGCAATTGCTCATTTTTTCTCTATACCTCAGCAATGCATGGTTATTATTAATCGTCTCATAATAGAACACACATTAAGCTGTCCGTTTAGCGCTTCAATATTGGAGAAGGAAAGCATACGACGAATCAATACAATTATGAGACCCTTAATATAAGCAAAATATGTCCTACAAGGACACCAATAAGAAGGAGGCAGAAGTCAAACAGAAAGGGGCAAATCTTTAGTATTGACAAACCTACCTCAACTCTTTGGATCATCTGAGAAAGATGCTTGTCGCCTTTCAGTCTTTCCCGTAAGCGCTTTCTCCCCTGGCTCACGGTACTAAAGCCGTCCCCCCCATTATTTCTCATATCGCAGTTCCGCTAAGTCTGCCAACCCGATAGAACAAGTCCATCGCCATTTGCCTTATTATACCCCGGTCCTTTTTTATTTCATCAAAACTTTTTTTCGTCTATTTGCAGAGCGTAGCAAAATGGTCTGCTATTCCAAAATCAGATCAGATCAGACACAAATTATTTGTCATGAATAAAGATTTTTCCCCTTTTTGCTTTTGTTTATAATCACAAATCAAGGTGCGGCCACGTCCTCCCATTCTTGTCGGGAGGGCTTCACACCTCATCATCAGCACAATGGTAGCATGCCTCCTTAGGGTACTGATGGGAATACATCAGGTATAATCAGGAAGATAACTCCTTGTTATACAATCAATTATGCGGCCTCGGGTCGCAATTAACGTGAACTCAGCCGACGGCAGCTCGTGGAGCGGGATGACGGTTGGCTGGAGCGACTTGTTAGGGCTCATCAAGTCCGTGTTCTGGAGAACCGCTTCAGCTTAGGCGTCACCTTTGATAATTGCCGTAACACGTATTTCCACGCGCATCTTTGGGTCGCCCAGCGCGGGAACTCCAATGCATGTCCAAATAGGCGCCCGATCACCCATACGCTTCCTGAATTGATCCGTCATGATGGAAAGATGTTCATCTCCAATGAAATTGGTTGCAGTAGGTACATGATAGGAGTTTACATGAACGACATGCTTCCATGATGCTCCTGCCATAGCCAGTGTACGTTCTAAATTATCGAATGCCTGAATTATTTCTTTTTCAAGAGACTCTGGAAACTCCCAATCGTTGTTCCAACCACCTTGGCCAGAAGTTTCGACTCGGTTGCCGTCTCTGAAAGCTTGCGAATAATGAAACTTCTTCAAATTCACATCGCCATAGCCTGGTGTGACAAAAAATTCAATTTTGCTCATATCTATCCTCGTTCGTGATATGTGGAATTAGCCCTAATGCGGAGTTAAGTCGCAGCACCGTAGGGGCGTATCGGTTTTGAACTCCGCATTCTCCCTGAGTGAAGCGAAGGGAGAACGATAAAACTTAGCGGCTGGTACGGCTTTTTGTGCCAGTCCGCTGGAGTGATTTGTTAGGAGACTTTTTTATTTTTACAGAATCTAAATATAACGTGTCGGGACATATATCCTGCTCATGTGGCCATACGACAGTTCCATGTGCCGCCCTAGCCTGCTGAAAATAAATTTTGTCTTTCAACTCGGTGAATACACCGAAATTAAGCAAAGGACTGCAATCGTACATGCCAACCTCATTATTTGAGAAGGTTATCTCGAGTTTATAGTCATTTCTTGCCTTTACTGCTTTTACTCTTGGATTCATAGTTTACCTCAAGGGATCGATTTTAAATGGCTGTTGTCCGTTAACTGCCAAATCCCAGTCAGCCATAAGCTCATCTTTGTGAATTTCAATCCAGGCCAAAACCAATCGCATTTTGGCTGGAGGCAATTCTCCGTCAAGAAGTTCACCGTCAGGAATTGAAATAACGGCTTCGCTATTCTGATATTTTACATGGATATGTGGACGTTTATGCTTCCTGTTATCAATAAAATAGAGCGACACAACGATACCAAAAAACATTGATATTGTTGGCATATTTGTTTCCTTACATTTTGTTTGTGGTCTAACGATAAAGTTCAGCGGCAGGCGAAGCCTGTCCGCTGGAACGACTTGTTAGATACCCTTTGTTAGATACCCTTTATCCTCTTTTTTATTAAAGCAGGATTTCTCCTGCCATGAATTACAGCAAGGACTATTATCTTTTCTTTTTCAAAAAGAACAGAAGGGGTCACAGAAGGGGTCAGATCTTTATTGTTGATAAATCCACTTCAACTCTTTGGACCATCTGGGAAAGATGCTTGTTGCCTCTCAGCCTTTCCCGTAATCGCTTTCTCCCCACACTCACGGTACTATAGTCTACCACCATTATTTCCCCTATTTCAGTCCCGCTGAGTCCGCCAACCCGAGAGAACAAGTCCATCGCCATTTGCTTTATTATACCTTTTTCTTTTTTATTTCATCAATACTTTTCTTCGCCTCTTTGCATACCATAGCAAAATGGTCTTGCCATCCCAAAATCATATCATATCAGGTCAGACACAAACTATTTGTCTCTCTAAGGGGCAACCTCTTACCTTCCTGTTTCCCGGTTTGTGGCTGGCAAAGCGGGAACTACGACAAAATATCCGCTTTAGAAATGTATGATACAGCGACAATTCATCTGGACAGAAAAACATTTGAAAACCAGCGTTCTTATGTTACGATTGCATTTATGAAGGGTGTTATCATTGCTATCCACGGAGACGTTATTGAGATTGAGTTCAGCGAGGGACTTCCCAACATCAATGATTCCCTTGTGGTAAAAAAAACGGATGAGACAAATATCATCCTCGAAGTCCATGACCACATAAGCAGCACAAGCGTAAAAGCTATTGCGCTTGGATTTACCCAGGGTCTGAAAAGGGGCATGACTGTCGTCTCTTCAGGCAGTTCACTCAAAATTCCTGCCGGTAAGAATTGTCTGGGAAGGGCATTCAATGTCTTTGGTGAGCCGATAGACGGTAAGCCTCCACTTGAAAATTCTCATCTGATACCTATTCATAAGGCGTCCCCTGTTCTTGAAGAACAGATACCCGCTTCAGGCATCCTCGAGACGGGCATAAAGATCATAGACCTTCTCTCTCCATTTCCCAGAGGTGGTAAAATCGGCCTTTTTGGAGGCGCCGGCGTAGGAAAGACCGTATTGCTTATGGAATTCATTTACAAAATAGCAAAGGTTTATTCTGGAACATCCATATTTTGCGGTGTCGGAGAAAGGATGCGGGAGGGTCACGAACTCTGGCGGGAGATGGAAAGGCAGGATATCATAGGGAACGCAATACTCGTATTTGGCCAGATGTGCGAATCTCCGGGGATACGGTTTAGAACCCCGTTAACGGCAATTGCCCTGGCAGAATTCTTCAGGGATGAAATGGGAAGCGATATCCTTTTCTTAATGGATAATATCTATCGGTTTGTTCAGGCAGGGAACGAGGTTTCTGTCCTTTTGGGAAGACTTTCCTCACGGGTAGGTTACCAGCCGACCCTCCTTTCTGAGATTGCTGAAGTGGAGGAGAGAATCGTATCAACACAAAAGGGTTCGATCACTTCTGTGCAGGCAATATATGTGCCGGCAGATGATATAACAGACCCGGCCGTCGCAAATGTCTTTCCCCATCTCGACACAACAGTCGTTCTTTCCCGTGAAATAGCATCAAAAGGGCTTTACCCGGCTATCGACCCCCTGCTTTCAACTTCAAAATTCCTTAGCCCTGAAGATGCCGGAGAAAGGCACTATGAAATCTCAAGAAAGGCAAAAGAGCATCTTTCGAGGTATAAAGAACTCCTTGATATTATTGCTATGCTGGGTATCGAAGAGCTTTCTCCGGCTGACAGACTTATTGTAAAGAGGGCCAGGAGACTTGAGATGTTCCTTACGCAGCCTTTTTTTCTCACCGAAGAATTTACGGGCAGGAAAGGGAAGCACGTGCCGCTCAGCAAGACCCTCGATGGTTGCGAGATGATACTTTCAGGGAAAATGGATGATACATCGGAGAATGCATTTTTTATGATCGGCGATATGGGAGAGATAAAGTGAACAATGCATCCTTTCCATTAAATATCGTTACTCCTGCAAAGATCGTGAAAAAAGATATAACCTATATCAGAGTGAAAGACGAGACAGGGTTTTTTGGTATTTTAAAGGGCCACGCGAATTTCCTGACAGTCCTGGCGCCCTCCCTGGTTTATTATACCGATAGTAGCGGCAAGGAAATCTTCCTTGCAATTGACGAAGGACTATTGAGCGTGAGAGAAGGAACGGTGACGATAACGTCAAAAGAGGTATTTGAAAGCGACGATGCTGAAAAGCTTGCGGAAATCATTGATAACACCCTTGCCAAAAGGGACAAATCTGAGATGGCTTTTCGTGAGATGTTTGAGGGAATCGAAAGGTCCTTTATGGAAAAGACGATAAAATTGGTTAAAGGAAGGGCTTGATGGAAAACAAGAAATTCTCCAGGGATATCGGGAAATCTGCAAAGGAACTGATGAACGCGCGAAAAGAGAAATCTGATTTCTGGCGCTACGCCAATCTCCTTGGCGTCGGGGGATGGGTTTTTGTTATCCCGATAATCGGAGGCGCTTATCTTGGAAGGTATCTGGATAAAAAGACGCACGGAGAAGGTATTTCATGGACGATAACACTTATCATCATCGGCATAGCCGTTGGTATTTATAATGTCTGGTATTTGTTCATCAGGAAACCTCAGCAATGAAAATATTTAATATTTTCCCTGAAACAATTTTTTCAATTGGCCCCGTCCAGATCACGGACACCGTTATTACCACATGGATAGTCATGGCGGCTATCATAGCAATTTGCTATCTTTCAACAAGGAAACTCTCCGTAAAGCCGTCTTTTTTCCAGGAGATTTTGGAAGCTATCTTTGAGGCAATTGAAAAAACGATAAAGGATATTCTGCCGTTGGATCCATGGTTAGTTGTTCCTGTGCTGGGCACACTATGGTTCCTGATCGGTTTCTCTAATCTGGCCGGTTTAATACCGGGGTTGAAAACCCCTACCGCTGACCTCAATACAACATTCGCATTTGCCTTAATATCTTTTTCCATGACCCACGTCGTTGGTATAGCAACGCAAGGGCTGAGAGGATATCTTATGCACTATAAAGAGCCAACGTGGATATTGCTTCCTTTCCATCTTATAGCAGAGGTCACAAGGACGGTAGCGCTTGCCGTTCGGCTCTTTGGAAATATGTTAAGCGGCGATATGATTGCCATTATACTTCTCGGGATAGTCGGATTACTGGTGCCGATCCCGTTTAGTTTATTACATATTATTATTGCCCTTATACAGGCATATATATTTGGAGTTTTAACGCTGGTGTTTATTGCCGGAGGTATGAGAACAACATCTGAAAAGGAGGCTTGATATGGATGCTAAAACCGTAGTTATTTCTGTTTCTATAATAGCCGCAGCGCTTGTCATGGCTATTGGTGGATATGGTCCTGCAAAGGCATTGGGAAAGGCGCTTACCGAGGCGCTTGACGCAATAGCGAGACAACCCGAGGCGTCAGATAAGATTATGAGAGCCCTTTTTGTTGGAATGGCCCTGATTGAGTCCATTGCCATCTATGCATTTGTCATTGCACTGATCGTCCTTTTTGCAAATCCTCTTATCGGGTATATTGTAAAATGAAATTCAATATCTGGACACTGCTATTTCAGATCATAAACTTTGTTGTTTTGCTGTTTATCCTGAAGCGAATATTATATAAGCCTATACGGGAAATCATCGAAAAGCGGCGGGGGCTTATAGCAAAAACTGTCGAGGATGCTGAAAAGACAAAAAAAGAGGCGCAAGAGCTTAAGGAAAAGCATGAGGAAGAGATGAAAAAGGTAAAGGAACTTCAAGGTCAGATGCTCGAACAGACGCGGGATGAATCTCTTAAAGACAGAAATAAGTTACTGCATGAGGCTGAGCAAGATGCCGCGAAGATAATCGAAAAAGAAAAGGCCTTGTTTGATGCTGAAAAAAGGAGGGTGGAAGCGGGGTTGAAAAACAAAACCCTTGAGATTGCCTCAATCTTTGCATCAAACCTTTTAGAGGATATCGCAGATGAAGAGCTTCATAAGGCAATAGTGAGAAAGTTTATGAAGGGGAACGGAGGAATTGTTTCTGATATTACGAAAATAAAAGGAAAGGATGAAACCGTAGCCATAGAACTTGTTACTGCCTATCCACTCAATATGGACGATATAAAACTCTTTCAGGAAACTCTCGAATCACATATTGCAAAAAAAGTGAAAATTAATACCACCGTTGACAAGACCCTTATTGCAGGGCTAAAGATGAAGGCCTACGATATGATTTACGATTCCTCGCTGGCAGGCCAGGTGAATGCACTCGCTTCCAGACTTAAAGAAACTACGTAATACGATACATGGAAAACGCATTAACGGCTTTTTTTGAAAAAGTAAAAGATACCGTCAGAACGAGCAGATTCTCTATCAGGATTACTGAAGAGGGAAAGGTGCTGGCCGTAGGAGACGGCATTGTGCACGTTGCCGGCCTAAGAGATGCAAAACTCTACGAGCTTATAAAGTTTGAAAGCGGCGATGAGGGTATTGTGTTTGATCTCGACGTTGATAGTATTGGCGTAGTGCTGCTTACTGACCGCAATGGGATAAGGGCTGGCGACAAGGGATATAAAACCGAACAAATTGCTTCAGTAAATGTAAGCGAAGAGCTTTTAGGGAGGGTGTTGGATGCCCTCGGTAATCCTATAGATGATGGACCAAAACTAGAGCAAACTACGCCCTGTCCGGTAGAAAGAGAAGCTCCCTCCCTGTCGCAAAGAGACTTTATTACGGAACCTCTGTATACCGGTATAAAAGTCATTGACTCTATGCTTGCCATAGGTAAAGGGCAAAGAGAATTAATCATTGGCGACCCTTCGACAGGTAAGACGTCAATAGCGGTGGACACCGTTATCAATCAAAAAAACTCTCATGTAATCTCTGTTTACGTGGTCATAGGGCAGAAGAAGTCGCATGTCTTAAAGATCATTGAAGAAGTAAAGAAATACGGCGATTTCTCCAGGACCATATTTGTTATTGCCGATGCGTCAAACTCT from Candidatus Brocadia sp. includes these protein-coding regions:
- a CDS encoding DUF2325 domain-containing protein encodes the protein MSVLIVGGDHLGSIPKELNKIDVTDVRHITGRSGQKIRDEIPEAIDFIIMLCDFVNHNLAYKIKKSAENKDIPILYAKRSWASIYQKMKECQSQLRKAGLPLVLK
- a CDS encoding DUF2442 domain-containing protein, encoding MNPRVKAVKARNDYKLEITFSNNEVGMYDCSPLLNFGVFTELKDKIYFQQARAAHGTVVWPHEQDICPDTLYLDSVKIKKSPNKSLQRTGTKSRTSR
- a CDS encoding DUF4160 domain-containing protein, which produces MPTISMFFGIVVSLYFIDNRKHKRPHIHVKYQNSEAVISIPDGELLDGELPPAKMRLVLAWIEIHKDELMADWDLAVNGQQPFKIDPLR
- the atpD gene encoding F0F1 ATP synthase subunit beta, which encodes MYDTATIHLDRKTFENQRSYVTIAFMKGVIIAIHGDVIEIEFSEGLPNINDSLVVKKTDETNIILEVHDHISSTSVKAIALGFTQGLKRGMTVVSSGSSLKIPAGKNCLGRAFNVFGEPIDGKPPLENSHLIPIHKASPVLEEQIPASGILETGIKIIDLLSPFPRGGKIGLFGGAGVGKTVLLMEFIYKIAKVYSGTSIFCGVGERMREGHELWREMERQDIIGNAILVFGQMCESPGIRFRTPLTAIALAEFFRDEMGSDILFLMDNIYRFVQAGNEVSVLLGRLSSRVGYQPTLLSEIAEVEERIVSTQKGSITSVQAIYVPADDITDPAVANVFPHLDTTVVLSREIASKGLYPAIDPLLSTSKFLSPEDAGERHYEISRKAKEHLSRYKELLDIIAMLGIEELSPADRLIVKRARRLEMFLTQPFFLTEEFTGRKGKHVPLSKTLDGCEMILSGKMDDTSENAFFMIGDMGEIK
- a CDS encoding AtpZ/AtpI family protein, with protein sequence MENKKFSRDIGKSAKELMNARKEKSDFWRYANLLGVGGWVFVIPIIGGAYLGRYLDKKTHGEGISWTITLIIIGIAVGIYNVWYLFIRKPQQ
- the atpB gene encoding F0F1 ATP synthase subunit A, producing MKIFNIFPETIFSIGPVQITDTVITTWIVMAAIIAICYLSTRKLSVKPSFFQEILEAIFEAIEKTIKDILPLDPWLVVPVLGTLWFLIGFSNLAGLIPGLKTPTADLNTTFAFALISFSMTHVVGIATQGLRGYLMHYKEPTWILLPFHLIAEVTRTVALAVRLFGNMLSGDMIAIILLGIVGLLVPIPFSLLHIIIALIQAYIFGVLTLVFIAGGMRTTSEKEA
- the atpE gene encoding ATP synthase F0 subunit C, which produces MDAKTVVISVSIIAAALVMAIGGYGPAKALGKALTEALDAIARQPEASDKIMRALFVGMALIESIAIYAFVIALIVLFANPLIGYIVK
- the atpF gene encoding F0F1 ATP synthase subunit B, producing MKFNIWTLLFQIINFVVLLFILKRILYKPIREIIEKRRGLIAKTVEDAEKTKKEAQELKEKHEEEMKKVKELQGQMLEQTRDESLKDRNKLLHEAEQDAAKIIEKEKALFDAEKRRVEAGLKNKTLEIASIFASNLLEDIADEELHKAIVRKFMKGNGGIVSDITKIKGKDETVAIELVTAYPLNMDDIKLFQETLESHIAKKVKINTTVDKTLIAGLKMKAYDMIYDSSLAGQVNALASRLKETT